From Malaya genurostris strain Urasoe2022 chromosome 2, Malgen_1.1, whole genome shotgun sequence:
CTCAAGTTTTACTTTGCAATATTTACACGTTCTCACATACGATGCATCTTAGATTATTTAAATACTGGGATAATTCTAGTTAAAAACTAGATGACTTTGTGTACGAGAAGGCTAAAGCTTAGTTTCTTAGTGTCTATTTTTCAACAAGAGTTAAGATGCGGGAAACCGGAATTCGGACTTGTTCTCTGTGCTGTCAGTTTTCACTACAGCAGGCGTAATTTTGGCAGCTCCCTCCGGAGTGGCTTCAACAGCTTTGGGTTGAGCTGAGGCAGTTTCACTACGCTTGAAGATAACCTTCGACGCGGCGTTATCCTTTCGATCCCAACCATGCTCGGTTTCGTGATGGTGTTCATGTGGATCGGGTGATGGGAACCATTCAGAGATCCAAACGGGTTTCCAGATTTGTTTCCATGCAGGAAGCCAAATTTCCTTCCATCCAGGAACCCATATTTGCTTCCAGGCTTCCTTCCACTCGAGTTTCTTATCTGGCACCCAAACTAACTTTTTGCTCGGTTTCCAAATCTGGACCCATGCAGCTTTCCATTCGAGTTTTTTCTCAGGAACCCacacctgaaaaaaaaatttggttgcTTCCGAACCGGCCAAGTTATGGCAAAAAATACGTACCTGTTTCTTCTCTGTTCGCCACACCTGTTTCCAAGCTTCCTTCCAGGCAAGCTTTTTGTCCTCCACCCATACTTGCTTCTTAGCTGGACGCCAAATTTGTTTCCAGGCGGCCTTCCATTCCAGCTTTTTATCGGTACGCCAAATCTGTTTTTGTTCCGTTTTCCAGATCTTTTTCCAAGCCGACTTCCACACCAGCTTTTTCTTCCAAAGATCATGGCTAGTGTACTCCCATCCGTCGTGATCTTTGCCCAAGAACTTTTCACCAGGAATTCCAACTTTCACCCATGCAGGATACCAGTATTGCTTCCACGCAGGCACTTGAATTTCCTTCCAATCTGGCACTTGAATCTCCTTCCAAACTGGTTTCCAGATTTGTTTCCAAGCTGGTACTTGAATTTCTTTCCACGCGGGAACTTTTATCGGAACCCAGATAGGTTTCCAGATCTTCTTCCAATCCGGAACTTGTATTTCTTTCCATGCCGGAACCTGAATTTCCTTCCAGACCGGTTTCCAGATTTGCTTCCAAGCTGGTACCTGTCATATAAACCAATGAATGTTAATCATTTTGTGATATAgtaaatccgcttttttaccgATCACCGAGTGCCCTGTACTACTTGTTCGGAATTAGAAATTAAATGTCAAGTAATTGTAACATACCCTGAGTGTCATTTGTGATATATG
This genomic window contains:
- the LOC131430172 gene encoding uncharacterized protein LOC131430172, which encodes MKPRWNLVVTLGILLHIVALALAKAIIDQKTEETQNSNVQSQTHVAQKRFGYDYPAPAVPVSFDEPQIQAEPVVDQLQVQPIVDVHHHEEHLHEEHHHHEEHHHDPGYWKKKLIWKEGWKKIWKPGKKQIWKPDWKKIWKPIWVPTEIPVWKDIQVPAWKQIWKPVWKEIQVPAWKEIQVPDWKKIWKPIWVPIKVPAWKEIQVPAWKQIWKPVWKEIQVPDWKEIQVPAWKQYWYPAWVKVGIPGEKFLGKDHDGWEYTSHDLWKKKLVWKSAWKKIWKTEQKQIWRTDKKLEWKAAWKQIWRPAKKQVWVEDKKLAWKEAWKQVWRTEKKQVWVPEKKLEWKAAWVQIWKPSKKLVWVPDKKLEWKEAWKQIWVPGWKEIWLPAWKQIWKPVWISEWFPSPDPHEHHHETEHGWDRKDNAASKVIFKRSETASAQPKAVEATPEGAAKITPAVVKTDSTENKSEFRFPAS